One segment of Macrobrachium rosenbergii isolate ZJJX-2024 chromosome 25, ASM4041242v1, whole genome shotgun sequence DNA contains the following:
- the LOC136852621 gene encoding uncharacterized protein, producing MERVRFLQRLKCNLIQIVHRKMSCFGRTIQALLYIFLPVSTPVLLPDDHYMLRYKIALDRVVKPVMHKVFLLLRPKNGKSVKDHLFALDGFSQMKYKKNFSVSQRRKLDNDEPTEGFDISLLYTLLQHVCGLADTNDSKWSTPGTLENSLRLLKNHRNTSAHEDVSFTFSELQEEIKDMEELCRSVLVAAGLRKRHLIASDIAEMETAMEEVLLGGVDLWEPYKEALLKLRSEQKSGLIREGRKDILRLGKNLRILNPFSWLLDSYCSHLDVEHIFTELTLEGENKVDMQHLITLKLSSGELPDVIIASGPPGIGKTSLFRFLVHDWLSSQPAMLGMENIELIIPVELRHVCSCSVKDLLKDEVLQSVSQQLETDDIISALKNVSLLWLLDGYDEASNNTKKVIKEICKKFPDSRILITTRTEFRNEIEITLGKINRTYLTLCVQGFSQSNVEECAKKLINVSVTDDGERTFKLQSFMDFCQRDNRVSWDVFHVPLYITIIVVLWLNNPDKVSLIKSRSALYCLLLDHIIQKLIARDSFNQLNQLKSFLQNKVNIFLDYLGCVLWVKDSNFEFTLKKYEVQYLAEKCSDLGLPFTDTMSAFFLYGERATPTEIREEFTFIHRTLSDFLIARAFANKMVSENWDILTTAIYFFRSRRYVLLQYDPEVYSHRRRVSMDSLSKDLPDDIFQRTYDKRFSLSTDAFFEERPCCMLHRDKLEISKNYSGKRSKGSFKASEKNNAWLFMRENVVGLWVLFLVGYLGVKKLFNEPRREQLVLILTRRNMHGFVYDDFLLFIEEADDHLFTKMMCIYIKNITWSFMEEYYFPAAVKLLQYVVPKSVFLHYCYDSTCVSRPHDASKFLPRAIDTFANYPIDIHLDLHYFLSRDDIDLKFTKKCLLLLLNESSSCRLVTVRCPVDNDIVELLRKAVHLQELKIKFYGEDLFQLSELIKTLPELKVFMVAISPCCYMHPGHPSLIEEHQLLPKTSILLTDVFSLDPYEIGLALKRLCLYPHQVILQGKVLCIDLEKILVLIFWVLRNVRYLPNLEIVLDIDNLGFLFDEALKIQIFYTFTRKVFPSCKIRIKCCFGNWMYSIKRHLITSG from the coding sequence ATTGTTCACAGGAAAATGAGTTGTTTTGGAAGAACTATTCAAGCATTGCTCTACATTTTTCTTCCTGTGAGTACTCCAGTTCTTCTACCTGATGACCACTATATGTTAAGGTATAAAATTGCTCTTGATCGAGTTGTTAAACCAGTGATGCACAAAGTCTTTTTACTACTTAGACCCAAAAATGGAAAGTCAGTTAAAGATCACCTTTTTGCTTTGGATGGGTTTTcacaaatgaaatacaagaaGAACTTTAGTGTAAGTCAAAGAAGGAAGTTGGACAATGACGAACCAACTGAAGGGTTTGATATATCTCTGTTGTACACTCTTCTTCAGCATGTTTGTGGATTAGCTGACACAAATGATTCAAAGTGGAGTACACCTGGAACACTTGAAAATAGTCTTCGACTGTTGAAAAATCACAGAAACACAAGTGCCCATGAAGATGTTTCTTTCACCTTCAGTGAGCTACAGGAAGAGATCAAGGATATGGAAGAATTATGCAGAAGTGTTCTAGTAGCTGCAGGGCTGAGAAAAAGACACCTGATAGCTTCAGACATTGCTGAAATGGAGACAGCAATGGAAGAGGTGCTTTTAGGTGGAGTTGATCTTTGGGAACCCTATAAGGAGGCTCTTCTCAAACTAAGGAGTGAACAAAAATCTGGTCTTATCAGGGAGGGAAGAAAGGACATCCTGAGACTTGGTAAGAATCTTAGAATCTTGAATCCATTTTCTTGGCTTTTGGACTCTTACTGTTCACATCTAGATGTGGAGCATATATTCACTGAGTTAACACTTGAAGGTGAAAATAAAGTTGACATGCAGCATTTAATAACTTTAAAACTATCCTCAGGGGAATTACCAGATGTGATTATAGCATCTGGACCCCCAGGAATTGGTAAAACAAGTTTATTCCGGTTTTTGGTCCATGATTGGCTCTCCTCCCAACCAGCAATGCTTGGAATGGAAAACATTGAACTAATTATACCAGTGGAGTTACGTCATGTTTGTAGCTGCAGTGTCAAAGACTTGTTGAAGGATGAGGTTTTACAAAGTGTCTCACAGCAACTGGAAACTGATGATATTATATCTGCCCTCAAAAACGTGTCCCTTCTTTGGCTGTTAGATGGTTATGATGAAGCAAGTAATAATACCAAGAAAGTGATTAAGGAAATTTGTAAGAAATTTCCAGACTCTAGAATATTGATTACTACAAGAAcagaatttagaaatgaaattgaaattactTTAGGTAAGATTAATCGAACTTACCTTACTCTCTGTGTACAAGGATTTTCCCAAAGTAATGTTGAAGAATgtgcaaagaaattaattaatgttTCAGTGACAGACGATGGTGAAAGGACTTTCAAATTGCAGAGTTTTATGGACTTTTGTCAAAGGGACAACCGTGTCAGTTGGGATGTATTTCATGTTCCATTGtacattactattattgttgtacTGTGGCTTAACAACCCAGATAAAGTTTCTTTGATCAAGTCGCGCTCAGCTCTTTACTGCTTGTTACTAGATCATATCATCCAAAAGCTTATAGCAAGAGACTCGTTTAATCAGTTAAATCAACTGAAATCTTTCCTACAAAACAAagtgaatatatttttagattaccTTGGTTGTGTTTTGTGGGTTAAGGATTCAAACTTTGAATTTACTCTAAAAAAATACGAAGTTCAGTATCTTGCAGAGAAATGTTCAGACCTCGGCCTTCCATTCACAGATACTATGTCAGCTTTCTTTTTATATGGGGAAAGGGCTACACCTACAGAGATCAGGGAAGAATTTACCTTTATTCATCGGACATTATCAGATTTTTTGATTGCCAGAGCATTTGCCAACAAAATGGTATCAGAAAATTGGGATATCCTGACAACTgccatatattttttcagaagtAGGAGATATGTGTTATTGCAGTATGATCCAGAAGTATATTCCCATAGAAGAAGGGTTAGTATGGATAGCTTATCGAAAGATTTGCCTGATGACATCTTTCAGAGAACTTATGATAAGAGGTTCTCATTGTCGACTGATGCCTTTTTTGAGGAGAGGCCTTGCTGTATGCTTCATAGGGATaaattagaaataagtaaaaattacagTGGTAAAAGGTCAAAAGGTTCTTTCAAAGCATCAGAAAAGAATAATGCATGGCTTTTTATGCGGGAGAATGTAGTAGGCCTTTGGGTTTTATTCCTTGTGGGCTATTTGGGTGTCAAAAAACTATTTAATGAGCCAAGACGTGAACAACTGGTGCTTATATTGACAAGGAGAAATATGCATGGTTTTGTATAtgatgatttccttttatttatagaGGAAGCAGATGACCATTTATTCACAAAGatgatgtgtatatacattaagAACATAACTTGGTCTTTTATGGAAGAGTATTATTTCCCTGCGGCTGTGAAGCTTTTGCAGTATGTAGTACCAAAGTCTGTGTTTCTTCACTATTGCTATGACTCAACTTGTGTTAGCAGACCTCATGATGCATCCAAATTTTTACCCAGAGCTATTGACACTTTTGCCAATTATCCAATAGATATTCATTTGgatcttcattattttctcagcAGGGATGATATAgacttaaaattcacaaaaaagtgTCTCTTGCTTTTGCTAAATGAATCATCTTCTTGTCGGTTAGTTACAGTTAGGTGTCCAGTGGATAATGATATAGTGGAGCTTTTAAGGAAAGCTGTCCACCTTCAAGAactgaaaattaagttttatggTGAGGATCTTTTCCAGCTATCAGAATTGATTAAGACTCTTCCTGAACTGAAGGTTTTTATGGTAGCCATAAGTCCATGTTGTTATATGCATCCTGGTCACCCGAGCTTGATCGAAGAGCACCAACTGTTGCCCAAAACTTCCATCTTACTGACTGATGTTTTCTCTCTGGATCCTTATGAAATAGGTTTAGCACTAAAAAGACTTTGCCTTTATCCACATCAAGTCATCCTTCAAGGAAAGGTGCTTTGCATAGATTTGGAAAAAATTTTGGTTCTTATATTTTGGGTTTTGAGAAATGTCAGATATTTACCTAATTTGGAAATAGTTTTAGACATAGATAATTTAGGCTTTCTTTTTGATGAGGCTCtcaaaatacagatattttatacCTTTACAAGGAAAGTTTTTCCCAGTTGTAAAATCAGGATTAAATGTTGTTTTGGTAATTGGATGTATAGTATAAAAAGGCATTTGATTACATCTGGATAA